In Mycobacterium gallinarum, a single window of DNA contains:
- a CDS encoding family 1 encapsulin nanocompartment shell protein, whose translation MNNLYRELAPVTDAAWDEIELEATRTFKRHVAGRRVVDVSEPGGPVTAAVSTGHLRDVSPPGEGVVAHLRESKPLVRLRVPFTLSRNAIDDVERGSQDSDWDPVKEAAKRLAFVEDRAIFEGYGAASIEGIRACSNNPALALPSDVREIPDVISQALTELRLAGVDGPYSVLLSADVYTEVSETTEHGYPIREHLNRLVDGEIIWAPAIDGAFVLSTRGGDFDLQLGTDVCIGYLSHNAESVELYLQETLTFLCYTAEASVALTK comes from the coding sequence ATGAACAACCTGTATCGCGAACTCGCTCCGGTCACCGACGCCGCCTGGGACGAAATCGAGCTGGAGGCGACGCGAACGTTCAAACGGCATGTCGCCGGACGGCGCGTCGTCGATGTCAGCGAGCCGGGAGGCCCGGTGACGGCGGCGGTCAGCACCGGCCACCTCCGCGATGTGTCCCCGCCGGGCGAGGGAGTGGTGGCGCACCTGCGGGAGAGCAAGCCGCTGGTGCGCCTGCGGGTGCCGTTCACGTTGAGCCGCAACGCGATCGACGATGTCGAGCGTGGCTCGCAGGACTCGGATTGGGATCCGGTCAAGGAGGCTGCGAAGAGACTGGCCTTCGTCGAGGACCGGGCGATCTTCGAGGGTTACGGGGCAGCGTCCATCGAGGGAATCAGGGCCTGCAGCAACAATCCTGCGCTGGCGCTGCCGAGCGACGTCCGCGAGATCCCGGACGTCATTTCCCAGGCGCTGACCGAGCTGCGGCTGGCCGGCGTCGACGGGCCGTATTCGGTGCTGCTATCGGCCGACGTCTACACCGAGGTCAGCGAGACGACCGAGCACGGCTATCCGATTCGCGAGCACCTCAACCGGCTGGTGGACGGCGAGATCATCTGGGCGCCCGCCATCGATGGCGCGTTTGTATTGTCGACGCGCGGTGGCGATTTCGACCTGCAGCTGGGGACCGACGTGTGCATCGGCTACCTGTCGCACAACGCGGAATCCGTCGAGCTGTATCTGCAGGAGACGCTGACATTCCTCTGCTACACCGCAGAAGCGTCTGTGGCGCTGACGAAGTAG
- a CDS encoding type VII secretion target, with amino-acid sequence MLVDPEVLRAFAAQVNTESGAILTTDVGHKATTAADGLGGSSTQCAMRLVGEHVAQQANDIATNITKMGAAVRGAGDLYEVEDSALAGAFDGLF; translated from the coding sequence GTGTTAGTCGATCCTGAAGTATTGCGCGCGTTTGCTGCGCAGGTGAATACGGAGTCTGGCGCCATATTGACCACCGACGTCGGACACAAGGCGACGACGGCTGCCGACGGGCTTGGAGGGTCCTCCACGCAATGCGCCATGCGCCTCGTGGGTGAGCACGTCGCGCAGCAGGCCAACGACATCGCGACGAACATCACGAAGATGGGTGCGGCGGTTCGTGGCGCCGGCGACTTGTACGAGGTGGAAGACAGCGCCCTCGCTGGCGCGTTCGACGGGCTGTTCTGA
- the purQ gene encoding phosphoribosylformylglycinamidine synthase subunit PurQ — MTARVGVITFPGTLDDVDAARAVRLAGAESVSLWHADADLKKVDAVVVPGGFSYGDYLRTGAIAKFAPVMGEVVRAAAQGLPVLGICNGFQILCEAGLLPGALTRNAGLHFVCRDLWLEVASNTTAWTSRYELGADLLVPLKSGEGRYVASEDVLDKLEGEGRVVFRYRENPNGSMRNIAGIASANGRVVGLMPHPEHATEALTGPSDDGLGLFYSALDQVLAA, encoded by the coding sequence GTGACGGCCCGAGTGGGCGTGATCACCTTCCCCGGCACGCTCGACGACGTCGACGCGGCACGGGCGGTCCGGCTCGCCGGTGCGGAGTCCGTGAGTCTCTGGCACGCCGACGCCGACCTCAAGAAGGTGGACGCCGTGGTGGTGCCCGGAGGCTTCTCCTACGGCGACTATCTGCGGACCGGTGCGATCGCGAAGTTCGCGCCCGTGATGGGTGAGGTCGTCCGCGCCGCGGCGCAGGGTCTCCCGGTATTGGGTATTTGCAACGGATTTCAGATCTTGTGCGAGGCCGGGTTGCTTCCCGGTGCGCTGACCCGCAACGCCGGTCTGCATTTCGTGTGCCGCGACCTCTGGCTCGAGGTGGCATCGAATACGACGGCGTGGACGTCGCGGTACGAGCTGGGTGCCGACCTGCTGGTGCCGCTGAAGTCGGGGGAGGGCCGATACGTTGCCAGCGAGGACGTGCTCGACAAGCTCGAGGGCGAGGGTCGGGTCGTCTTCCGCTACCGCGAGAACCCGAATGGTTCGATGCGCAACATCGCCGGGATCGCGTCGGCCAACGGCCGGGTCGTCGGTCTGATGCCGCACCCTGAACACGCCACCGAGGCGCTGACCGGCCCGTCCGACGACGGTCTCGGCCTGTTCTACTCCGCTCTGGACCAGGTGTTGGCCGCGTAG
- the purS gene encoding phosphoribosylformylglycinamidine synthase subunit PurS — MARVVVHVMPKAEILDPQGQAIVGALGRLGFGAVSDVRQGKRFELEVDDSIDDDTLAEIAESLLANTVIEDWSVSREPAGDGA, encoded by the coding sequence GTGGCAAGGGTGGTAGTGCATGTGATGCCGAAGGCCGAGATCCTCGACCCCCAGGGGCAGGCGATCGTCGGCGCGCTGGGTCGTCTCGGCTTCGGCGCGGTCTCAGATGTGCGGCAAGGCAAGCGGTTTGAGCTTGAAGTCGATGACAGCATCGACGACGACACGCTCGCCGAGATCGCCGAGTCGCTGTTGGCCAACACCGTCATCGAGGACTGGAGCGTGAGCCGGGAACCGGCGGGGGACGGGGCGTGA
- a CDS encoding ATPase: MRLLWALAVATCGLTIAPATASAVPGICPPICDSIPDSAWIAPTAVPLDEIYHWPALAGLAVRAPAPRFTFEEMCASPPLTGDARDYAVAARATVTNPPGQWQLRVQVIHWRGPTAQFGPTATQTLDLARARLRDCQVTAPLASPSITTSDPFRLAAVISVPGQRVVHQYLFAHASSSTVVELAMWSTLPPLVPWSAAPDAQVFDAMAAPLCDAYIGSCR; this comes from the coding sequence GTGCGATTGTTGTGGGCGTTGGCTGTCGCGACGTGCGGGTTGACCATCGCCCCGGCGACCGCCTCCGCAGTGCCCGGCATCTGCCCGCCGATCTGCGACTCCATTCCCGATTCGGCGTGGATCGCGCCCACCGCCGTACCGCTCGACGAGATCTATCACTGGCCCGCCCTGGCCGGACTCGCCGTCAGAGCGCCCGCACCTAGGTTCACCTTCGAAGAAATGTGCGCGTCGCCTCCGCTGACCGGCGATGCCAGGGACTATGCGGTGGCCGCGCGGGCGACGGTGACGAATCCGCCCGGCCAGTGGCAGCTACGGGTGCAGGTCATTCACTGGCGTGGCCCCACCGCGCAGTTCGGGCCGACGGCCACGCAGACCCTGGATCTGGCCAGAGCGCGGCTGCGGGACTGCCAGGTCACCGCCCCGCTCGCTTCCCCGTCGATCACGACGAGCGATCCGTTTCGGCTGGCCGCGGTGATCAGTGTCCCCGGTCAACGGGTGGTGCACCAGTACCTGTTCGCCCACGCGTCCAGCAGCACCGTCGTCGAATTGGCCATGTGGTCGACGCTGCCGCCGCTCGTGCCCTGGTCAGCCGCGCCGGACGCGCAGGTGTTCGACGCGATGGCGGCCCCGCTGTGCGATGCGTACATCGGATCGTGCCGGTGA
- a CDS encoding MBL fold metallo-hydrolase: MQLTHFGHSCLLANFRDDSANDTTILFDPGTFSHGFEGITGLSAILITHQHPDHADTSRLPALLDANPQAALYADPQTAAQLGGSWQAVNVGDELSIGHLTVRGTGGRHAVIHPEIPVIDNISYLVGDGTHSARLMHPGDALHVPGEPVDVLATPAAAPWMKISEAVDYLRAVAPTHAVPIHQGIVDPSARGIFYGRLEEMTDTDFQVLAEENGTEF; the protein is encoded by the coding sequence ATGCAATTGACGCATTTCGGCCATTCGTGCTTACTCGCCAACTTTCGTGACGATTCGGCGAACGACACTACGATTCTGTTCGATCCGGGTACGTTCTCCCACGGATTCGAGGGCATCACCGGCCTGTCGGCCATTCTGATCACCCATCAGCATCCCGATCACGCCGACACATCGCGGCTGCCCGCTCTCCTCGACGCCAATCCGCAGGCCGCGCTGTACGCCGATCCACAGACCGCCGCGCAGCTCGGCGGTTCATGGCAGGCGGTGAACGTCGGCGACGAATTGAGCATCGGACACCTCACCGTCCGCGGCACGGGCGGGCGCCATGCGGTCATTCATCCGGAAATCCCAGTGATAGACAATATTTCGTATCTCGTTGGCGATGGCACCCATTCGGCGCGACTGATGCATCCCGGCGATGCGTTGCACGTTCCCGGCGAGCCGGTCGACGTGCTCGCGACACCGGCCGCCGCACCATGGATGAAGATCTCCGAGGCGGTGGACTACCTGCGCGCGGTCGCTCCCACGCATGCGGTCCCGATCCATCAGGGCATCGTCGACCCCAGCGCCAGGGGCATCTTCTACGGCCGACTCGAGGAGATGACCGACACCGACTTCCAAGTACTCGCAGAGGAGAACGGCACGGAGTTTTGA
- a CDS encoding FAD-binding dehydrogenase, producing the protein MADADVIVVGAGLAGLVAACELVERGRRVLIVDQENANNVGGQAYWSFGGLFFVDSPEQRRLGIRDSFELALQDWLGAAGFDRPEDHWPRQWAHAYVDFAAGEKRGWLRERGLKTFPVVGWAERGGYDARGHGNSVPRFHITWGTGPAIVDVFARRLRNNVKVTFAHRRRVDELVVEDGAVVGVRGAVLEPSDAARGEASSRNSVGDFELRAQAVIVASGGIGGNHDLVRQNWPTRMGRVPEQLLSGVPAHVDGRMIGISETAGARVINSDRMWHYTEGITNYDPIWPLHGIRIIPGPSSLWLDATGKRLPPPLFPGFDTLGTLEYIARTGHDYTWWVLNARIIEKEFGLSGQEQNPDLTGRSVRKVLSRVRPGAPPPVQAFVDKGVDFVTANSLRELVSKMNAVPDVEPLDYGVVEEEVTARDRETVNKFTKDSQITAIHGARAFISDKISRVVAPHPLTDPKAGPLIAVKLHILTRKSLGGLETDLDSRVLKADGSVFSGLYAAGEAAGFGGGGVHGYRSLEGTFLGGCVFSGRAAGRAAARDVG; encoded by the coding sequence ATGGCAGACGCTGATGTCATTGTCGTAGGAGCTGGTCTCGCCGGCCTGGTCGCCGCGTGTGAGCTCGTCGAACGTGGCCGCCGGGTCCTGATCGTCGATCAGGAGAACGCCAACAACGTGGGTGGTCAGGCGTACTGGTCGTTCGGCGGGCTGTTCTTCGTCGACAGCCCCGAACAGCGCAGGCTCGGTATCCGCGACAGCTTCGAGTTGGCGCTGCAGGACTGGCTCGGCGCGGCGGGATTCGACCGGCCCGAGGACCACTGGCCGCGCCAGTGGGCGCACGCCTACGTCGACTTCGCGGCCGGCGAAAAGCGCGGCTGGTTGCGCGAGCGTGGGCTGAAGACATTCCCTGTGGTCGGGTGGGCCGAGCGTGGTGGCTACGACGCTCGCGGACACGGGAATTCGGTACCGAGGTTCCACATCACCTGGGGCACCGGCCCGGCGATCGTGGACGTGTTCGCGCGTCGCCTGCGCAACAACGTGAAAGTGACCTTCGCGCATCGCCGTCGAGTCGACGAGCTTGTTGTCGAGGACGGCGCCGTGGTCGGGGTCCGCGGCGCGGTGCTGGAGCCGTCCGACGCGGCCCGTGGTGAGGCGTCGTCCCGAAACTCGGTCGGCGACTTCGAATTGCGGGCGCAGGCGGTGATCGTCGCCAGCGGCGGGATCGGCGGCAACCACGACCTCGTCCGCCAGAACTGGCCTACGCGCATGGGCCGCGTACCCGAACAATTGTTGAGTGGTGTGCCCGCGCACGTCGACGGCCGGATGATCGGCATCAGCGAGACGGCAGGCGCGCGAGTGATCAACAGCGACAGGATGTGGCACTACACCGAGGGCATCACGAACTACGACCCGATCTGGCCGTTGCACGGTATCCGCATCATTCCCGGCCCGTCGTCGCTGTGGCTGGACGCCACCGGCAAGCGTCTGCCGCCGCCGTTGTTCCCCGGCTTCGACACCCTCGGCACGCTGGAGTACATCGCCCGAACCGGTCACGACTACACGTGGTGGGTGCTGAACGCCCGCATCATCGAGAAGGAGTTCGGTCTGTCGGGGCAGGAACAGAATCCCGATCTGACCGGGCGCAGTGTGCGTAAGGTGCTCAGCCGCGTGCGGCCGGGTGCGCCGCCGCCCGTGCAGGCGTTCGTCGACAAGGGTGTCGACTTTGTGACGGCGAATTCGTTGCGGGAGTTAGTTTCCAAGATGAACGCGGTGCCCGACGTCGAGCCGCTCGACTACGGCGTCGTGGAGGAGGAGGTAACCGCCCGCGATCGCGAGACCGTCAACAAGTTCACCAAGGACAGCCAGATCACCGCGATCCACGGTGCGCGCGCATTCATCTCCGACAAAATCAGCCGCGTCGTCGCACCGCATCCTCTCACTGACCCCAAAGCGGGTCCGCTGATCGCGGTCAAACTACATATTTTGACGCGAAAGTCGTTGGGCGGGTTGGAAACCGACCTCGATTCCAGGGTACTCAAGGCCGACGGTTCAGTGTTCAGTGGGCTGTATGCCGCCGGTGAGGCCGCCGGGTTCGGGGGCGGTGGCGTGCACGGTTACCGCTCGCTGGAGGGCACCTTCCTCGGCGGCTGTGTGTTCTCCGGCCGAGCAGCGGGTCGGGCGGCGGCGAGGGACGTCGGCTAG
- a CDS encoding DUF2334 domain-containing protein, translated as MAGQLIVSISGISDRTMPEVEDFCGQLDARAVPVSFLVAPRIKGGYRLDEDTPTVQWLSGRRDAGDAIVLHGFDEASTKKRRGEFATLPAHEANLRLMAADRVMEHVGLRTRLFVAPGWTVSPGTVTALPRNGFRMLAALNEITDLVRDTTVRARVLGIGEGFLTEAWWCRTLVLAAERTARRDGVVRVAVAARHLRRPGPRQAMLDAVDLSLMHRCTPGVYQWTPYSALTDAA; from the coding sequence GTGGCTGGACAACTGATCGTCTCGATTTCCGGGATCAGCGACCGCACGATGCCCGAGGTCGAGGACTTCTGCGGTCAGCTCGACGCGCGCGCAGTGCCGGTGTCGTTTCTGGTGGCACCGCGAATCAAGGGCGGATACCGGCTCGATGAAGACACGCCCACCGTGCAGTGGCTCAGCGGACGGCGCGATGCGGGCGATGCGATCGTGCTGCACGGTTTCGACGAAGCGAGTACCAAGAAACGGCGCGGCGAGTTCGCGACCCTGCCCGCACACGAGGCGAACCTGCGACTGATGGCCGCTGACCGCGTGATGGAACACGTGGGGCTCCGCACGCGACTGTTCGTCGCCCCAGGCTGGACCGTGTCGCCTGGCACGGTGACAGCGCTGCCTCGCAACGGCTTTCGTATGCTTGCTGCACTCAACGAGATCACCGACCTGGTGCGTGATACGACGGTGCGCGCCCGGGTGCTCGGCATCGGCGAGGGTTTTCTCACCGAGGCGTGGTGGTGCCGCACGTTGGTGCTCGCCGCCGAACGCACGGCACGGCGCGACGGCGTCGTTCGGGTCGCCGTAGCGGCCCGTCATCTGCGTCGGCCAGGACCGCGGCAGGCGATGCTCGACGCCGTCGACCTCTCCCTCATGCACCGGTGCACGCCGGGCGTCTATCAGTGGACGCCGTACAGCGCATTGACAGACGCCGCATAG
- a CDS encoding glutathione peroxidase, giving the protein MTSLTDIPLTTLDGQPTTLGQLADGAVLVVNVASKCGLTPQYTALERLAKDYRDRGLTVIGVPCNQFMGQEPGSAEEIAEFCSSTYGVTFPLLEKTDVNGDGRHPLYAELTKAADDAGEAGDIQWNFEKFLLAPGGTVVKRIRPRTEPDAPEVIAAIEEVLPR; this is encoded by the coding sequence ATGACATCGCTCACCGACATCCCCTTGACCACGCTCGACGGCCAACCGACCACGCTCGGCCAACTCGCCGACGGCGCCGTACTCGTGGTCAACGTCGCCTCGAAATGTGGACTCACGCCGCAGTACACGGCGCTGGAGAGGCTGGCCAAGGACTACCGCGACCGCGGGCTCACCGTGATCGGCGTGCCGTGCAACCAGTTCATGGGTCAGGAACCGGGTTCGGCCGAGGAGATCGCGGAGTTCTGCTCCAGCACCTACGGGGTGACGTTCCCGCTGCTGGAGAAGACCGACGTCAACGGCGACGGCCGCCATCCGCTGTACGCCGAGCTGACCAAGGCGGCCGACGACGCAGGTGAAGCGGGCGACATCCAGTGGAACTTCGAGAAGTTCCTGCTCGCACCGGGTGGCACCGTGGTCAAGCGGATACGGCCACGCACCGAACCGGACGCTCCCGAGGTCATCGCGGCCATCGAAGAAGTGCTGCCCCGGTAG
- a CDS encoding TetR/AcrR family transcriptional regulator yields MTRDSYHHGDLKAVILAEAAKLVAERGADGISLRELARAAGVSHAAPAHHFTDRRGLFTALAAEGWRKLATALDGARPEFIDAARAYVRFALENPGHYAVMFDRSLVDPDNQELIAAQDAAGAELVRGVGTLDDARAENDPRAAQLAAWSLVHGFSLLWLNGNISDIDDGVDPMSTVHRVAGMLFKNR; encoded by the coding sequence ATGACCAGGGATTCCTACCATCACGGCGACCTGAAGGCCGTGATCCTCGCGGAGGCGGCCAAACTGGTCGCCGAGCGGGGGGCCGATGGGATCTCGCTTCGCGAGTTGGCTCGTGCCGCCGGGGTCTCGCACGCCGCCCCGGCGCATCACTTCACCGACCGTCGCGGGCTGTTCACCGCGCTGGCAGCCGAAGGTTGGCGCAAGCTGGCGACCGCTCTCGACGGTGCCCGCCCCGAGTTCATCGACGCCGCAAGGGCATACGTGCGTTTCGCACTGGAGAATCCCGGACACTACGCGGTGATGTTCGACCGCTCGCTCGTCGATCCCGACAACCAGGAGCTGATCGCGGCGCAGGACGCGGCGGGTGCCGAACTCGTCCGTGGCGTCGGCACTCTCGACGATGCGCGGGCCGAAAACGACCCGCGAGCGGCGCAACTGGCGGCATGGTCTCTGGTGCACGGATTCTCGCTGCTGTGGTTGAACGGCAACATCTCCGACATCGACGACGGTGTCGATCCGATGTCGACGGTGCACCGAGTCGCGGGGATGCTTTTCAAGAACAGGTAG
- a CDS encoding S9 family peptidase, whose product MKPPIAKRVDARREHHGDVFIDPYEWMRDKSNPEVTEYLEAENEFTDNATEGLADLRQKIFDEIKARTKETDLSVPTRRGDWWYYGRSFEGKQYNVHCRCPIGDFNDWTPPELDEQTEIPGEQILIDENVEAEGHDFFALGAAGVSIDGNVLAFSVDTKGDERYTLRFKDLRTGAMYDDEIAGISAGVTWAADNRTVYYTTVDDAWRPDTVWRHRIGSGLPAERVYHEPDEKFWLAVGRTRSDKYILIAAGSAVTTEVRYGDAVDPQAEFTQVWPRRELVEYSVEHAIVGGEDRFLILHNDGAENFTLVEAPVSDPMTFRTLIEHRDDVRLDSVDAFEGHLVVGYRSEALPKIQLWPIYANGTYGHPEELTFESELMSAGLGGNPNWSSPKLRIGATSFVIPVRIYDVDLASGERTLLREQPVLGDYRSEDYVERRDWAVAADGARVPISIVHRIGLQYPAPTLLYGYGAYESCEDPRFSIARLSLLDRGMVFAVAHVRGGGELGRPWYEHGKLLEKKNTFTDFVTVAQHLVGTDITRAETIVAYGGSAGGLLVGAVANMAPDLFAGVLALVPFVDPLTTILDPTLPLTVTEWDEWGNPLQDSDVYDYMKSYSPYENIEAKRYPRILAMTSLNDTRVLYVEPAKWVAALRHTQPDGAPEVLLKTEMNAGHGGISGRYERWKETAFQYAWLLDAAKANHVGGAYEEELLDRS is encoded by the coding sequence ATGAAGCCCCCAATTGCAAAGCGCGTCGATGCTCGGCGTGAGCATCACGGCGACGTCTTCATCGACCCCTACGAGTGGATGCGCGACAAATCCAATCCCGAGGTGACCGAGTACCTCGAGGCGGAGAACGAGTTCACCGACAACGCCACTGAGGGCCTCGCGGACCTGCGGCAGAAGATCTTCGACGAGATCAAGGCCCGCACCAAGGAGACCGACCTCTCGGTGCCCACTCGACGCGGCGACTGGTGGTACTACGGCCGCAGCTTCGAGGGTAAGCAGTACAACGTGCATTGCCGTTGCCCGATAGGCGATTTCAACGACTGGACGCCGCCGGAGCTGGACGAGCAGACCGAGATCCCCGGCGAGCAGATCCTCATCGACGAGAACGTGGAGGCCGAAGGCCACGACTTCTTCGCGCTGGGTGCGGCGGGGGTCAGCATCGACGGAAACGTCCTTGCCTTCTCGGTCGACACCAAGGGCGATGAGCGATACACGTTGCGGTTCAAGGACTTGCGAACCGGTGCGATGTACGACGACGAGATCGCCGGCATAAGTGCGGGCGTGACGTGGGCCGCGGACAACCGCACCGTCTACTACACGACGGTCGACGATGCGTGGCGGCCCGACACCGTGTGGCGGCACCGTATCGGATCCGGCCTACCTGCCGAGCGGGTGTATCACGAGCCCGACGAGAAGTTCTGGCTCGCAGTGGGGCGTACGCGCAGTGACAAGTACATCCTCATCGCCGCGGGTAGCGCTGTCACGACCGAGGTTCGATACGGCGACGCTGTCGACCCGCAGGCGGAGTTCACGCAGGTGTGGCCGCGCCGCGAGCTGGTCGAGTACTCGGTGGAACACGCCATCGTCGGCGGTGAGGATCGATTCCTGATCCTGCACAACGACGGTGCGGAGAACTTCACGCTCGTCGAGGCGCCGGTGTCGGACCCGATGACGTTCCGCACGCTGATCGAGCACCGCGACGACGTTCGCCTCGACTCGGTCGACGCGTTCGAGGGACACCTGGTCGTCGGCTACCGAAGCGAGGCATTGCCGAAGATCCAGCTCTGGCCCATCTACGCCAACGGCACCTACGGCCATCCCGAGGAACTCACCTTCGAATCGGAACTGATGTCGGCGGGGCTGGGAGGAAACCCCAACTGGAGCTCACCCAAGCTGCGGATCGGCGCCACCTCGTTCGTCATCCCGGTGCGGATCTACGACGTCGACCTGGCCTCGGGGGAGCGCACGCTGCTGCGCGAGCAACCGGTGCTCGGCGACTATCGCTCCGAGGACTACGTCGAGCGTCGCGACTGGGCGGTGGCTGCCGACGGGGCGCGGGTTCCCATCTCGATCGTCCACCGCATCGGCTTGCAATACCCGGCACCGACGCTGCTGTATGGCTACGGGGCCTACGAGTCGTGTGAGGATCCACGATTCTCCATCGCCCGCCTTTCACTGCTCGACCGCGGCATGGTGTTCGCCGTCGCCCACGTCCGAGGCGGCGGCGAGCTCGGGCGTCCCTGGTACGAGCACGGAAAGCTGCTCGAGAAGAAGAACACGTTCACCGATTTCGTCACCGTCGCACAGCATCTCGTCGGCACCGACATCACCCGGGCCGAGACCATCGTCGCGTACGGCGGCAGCGCAGGCGGGTTGCTGGTCGGGGCCGTCGCCAACATGGCTCCCGATCTGTTCGCGGGTGTCCTCGCCCTGGTGCCATTCGTCGATCCCCTGACAACCATCCTGGATCCGACCCTGCCGCTGACCGTCACCGAATGGGACGAGTGGGGTAATCCGTTGCAGGACAGCGATGTATACGACTACATGAAGTCGTACTCGCCGTACGAGAACATCGAGGCCAAGCGCTATCCGCGTATCCTCGCCATGACGTCGTTGAACGACACCCGAGTGTTGTACGTCGAACCTGCGAAATGGGTGGCCGCGCTACGGCACACCCAACCCGACGGTGCACCCGAGGTGCTGCTCAAGACCGAGATGAACGCCGGCCACGGCGGCATCAGCGGCCGCTACGAGCGGTGGAAGGAAACGGCGTTCCAGTACGCATGGCTGCTCGACGCCGCCAAGGCCAACCATGTCGGCGGCGCATACGAAGAAGAACTGCTCGACCGTTCCTAG
- a CDS encoding phosphoribosylaminoimidazolesuccinocarboxamide synthase → MRPALSDYQHLASGKVRELYRIDDEHLLFVATDRISAFDYILDSAIPDKGRILTAMSVFFFDLVEAPNHLAGPPDDERIPEEVLGRALVVTELEMMPVEAVARGYLTGSGLIDYQKTGSVCGIPLPSGLVEASRFTEPLFTPATKAELGAHDENISFNDVIDLVGAVRANQLRERTLQTYIQGADHALTKGIIVADTKFEFGVDADGNLRLADEIFTPDSSRYWRADEYQEGVVQNSFDKQFVRNWLIGPESGWDRHGDEPPPPLPAEIVDATRARYIEAYERISGLKFDDWIGA, encoded by the coding sequence ATGCGCCCCGCTCTGTCCGACTACCAGCATCTGGCCAGCGGCAAAGTTCGCGAGTTGTATCGAATCGACGACGAGCACCTGCTGTTTGTCGCCACCGACCGGATCTCGGCCTTCGATTACATCCTCGACAGCGCGATTCCCGACAAGGGCCGGATTTTGACCGCCATGAGCGTGTTCTTCTTCGACCTCGTCGAGGCGCCCAACCATCTGGCGGGCCCACCAGACGACGAACGCATTCCCGAAGAGGTCCTGGGCCGCGCGCTGGTGGTCACCGAACTCGAGATGATGCCCGTCGAAGCGGTGGCCCGCGGCTACCTGACCGGCTCCGGGCTGATCGACTACCAGAAGACCGGCTCGGTGTGCGGTATCCCGCTGCCGTCGGGTCTGGTCGAGGCGAGCCGGTTCACCGAGCCGTTGTTCACCCCGGCGACCAAGGCCGAACTCGGTGCGCACGACGAGAACATCTCCTTCAACGACGTCATCGATCTGGTCGGAGCGGTGCGGGCCAATCAGCTACGCGAGCGCACATTGCAGACCTACATCCAGGGCGCCGACCATGCGCTGACCAAGGGCATCATCGTCGCCGACACCAAGTTCGAGTTCGGCGTCGACGCCGACGGCAACCTGCGGCTGGCCGACGAGATCTTCACGCCGGATTCCAGCAGGTACTGGCGCGCCGACGAGTATCAGGAAGGCGTCGTGCAGAACAGCTTCGACAAGCAGTTCGTCCGCAACTGGCTGATCGGCCCGGAGTCCGGGTGGGACCGTCACGGAGACGAACCACCGCCGCCGCTGCCCGCAGAAATCGTCGACGCGACCCGTGCGCGTTATATCGAAGCCTACGAACGCATCTCGGGCCTCAAGTTCGATGACTGGATCGGTGCATGA